In Phaeobacter gallaeciensis DSM 26640, one genomic interval encodes:
- a CDS encoding ferric reductase-like transmembrane domain-containing protein, giving the protein MPKTSLEDCKHTVSETMMKKPALLRHVLIIGTSVLTGYLLLASRAEWSEMHRYNRALGDLSLLLIVAAMAIGPLARLSSAPFLRKLMPYRRELGIYAVLAATVHTIIILIGWVELDFARLFGFEFHPQLQRYVMLQHGFALANVVGIAALLYGFVLAGTSNNFSQRVLGTSVWKYIQQGAYVLWWLAVLHTAYFLFFHFLDFHRQMPEPNWARWPFVALVASVIALQGAAVVVTWRSQTSRRIYGAPSQRE; this is encoded by the coding sequence GTGCCTAAAACATCTTTGGAAGACTGCAAACATACGGTATCTGAAACCATGATGAAAAAACCCGCCCTTCTGCGGCACGTACTAATCATAGGAACGTCCGTGCTGACGGGATACCTGCTGCTTGCTTCGCGTGCCGAGTGGTCGGAGATGCACCGCTACAACCGAGCGCTGGGGGATCTTTCACTGCTGCTCATCGTTGCCGCAATGGCGATTGGGCCGCTCGCACGCTTGTCGTCTGCGCCCTTTTTACGGAAGCTCATGCCGTACCGACGCGAGCTCGGTATTTATGCGGTTCTGGCGGCGACGGTGCATACCATCATCATACTGATCGGCTGGGTCGAGCTTGATTTTGCACGGCTGTTCGGTTTTGAGTTTCACCCCCAGCTGCAACGCTACGTGATGCTTCAGCACGGGTTTGCGCTGGCCAATGTGGTTGGGATCGCGGCACTGCTCTACGGCTTTGTGCTTGCCGGTACGTCGAATAATTTCAGCCAAAGGGTACTTGGCACGTCCGTGTGGAAATACATCCAGCAGGGCGCTTATGTTCTGTGGTGGCTGGCAGTGCTGCACACAGCCTATTTCTTGTTCTTTCATTTTCTTGATTTTCACCGCCAAATGCCTGAGCCGAACTGGGCGCGATGGCCGTTCGTTGCACTTGTGGCGTCAGTTATCGCTCTGCAAGGGGCCGCCGTTGTAGTCACATGGCGTTCGCAAACTTCCCGGCGGATCTACGGCGCACCCTCGCAACGGGAGTAG
- a CDS encoding methyltransferase family protein, protein MTDAGASYGLWLLVFINSAVFIIFAFSFFKPQTKRDWRSFGAFSAFVVALFTEMYGFPLTIFFLSGWLQSTWPEVDWFAHDSGHLPEMMFGWQSNPHFGPFHLLSFVFIGGGFWLISVAWHHLWNAQRQGLLATTGPYARIRHPQYVGFVLIMLGFLVQWPTLLTLAMFPVLVWMYARLARGEEGDSRARFGESWDRYSSRVPAFIPNVNTLQNVER, encoded by the coding sequence ATGACCGATGCAGGTGCTTCCTATGGACTCTGGCTGCTAGTATTTATCAATTCGGCGGTGTTCATCATTTTCGCCTTCAGTTTCTTCAAGCCGCAGACAAAACGCGACTGGCGCAGTTTTGGAGCGTTCAGCGCCTTTGTCGTAGCTCTCTTCACCGAGATGTACGGGTTCCCGTTGACCATCTTCTTTCTTTCCGGCTGGCTGCAATCGACCTGGCCGGAGGTAGACTGGTTTGCCCACGACAGCGGACATCTCCCCGAAATGATGTTCGGCTGGCAATCGAACCCGCATTTCGGGCCGTTCCACCTCCTGAGCTTCGTCTTTATCGGCGGCGGCTTCTGGCTCATATCCGTGGCATGGCACCATCTGTGGAATGCGCAGCGTCAGGGGTTGCTTGCGACGACAGGCCCCTATGCCCGCATTCGTCATCCCCAGTATGTGGGGTTCGTGCTGATCATGCTGGGCTTTCTCGTGCAATGGCCGACCCTCCTGACGCTCGCGATGTTCCCGGTGCTGGTCTGGATGTACGCACGGCTGGCCCGCGGCGAGGAGGGGGACAGTCGCGCCCGTTTTGGCGAAAGCTGGGACAGGTATTCTAGCCGGGTTCCGGCTTTCATACCAAACGTTAACACTTTGCAGAATGTTGAACGCTGA